In the Salinirubrum litoreum genome, one interval contains:
- a CDS encoding type IV secretory system conjugative DNA transfer family protein: protein MPLQRTVRSALPNTYELSSGDIDETALTTATEYTLVGCEIRAVGDRKLDWQTALTPFAAFLDDGDTHAQNSRVPLTNVVETLTSTPYPVIFDVLVTPRDNWQRSREDRTIRLVEQRDTWGQRFFQAWIAPWFGEPDQQQHRQPDIPDYRRTEHDPVSRQYGRRVHPEVQKRIDAIEARDVHHSFDLSLRAVVFVPVDEDTETTARRREAATSVCRDLATAFAAVGTEYVDFKPYIVGDGRDTPGRETAGTRLLKAIQTHEPHPFRRWYHRFMPRIGRTAYPWVVADVRELGSFLLADGSALTTDARRALGVRDSEQTALPRPPGNVLAKYTGAGMTLGHPVTQDGVVTEEPLILPHELQSRHIVWAGSTGSGKTTAAMTALLTNDKPAGATIYLEPKSGADLNELLRAHYRRHGSLDDVLIFDVAECVPRFSFFDIRRDLEAGIDRETAVEDRIDLYVEILQEIVGDEHFEKAMNAQSIITALLHVCFDTYHGGADAFTHSEFYKVVDQMKRQQSAPSVSIERHQRTLSSATANNHKTFTNIMAGVNTRIDRLAEKGRYLRMFDHVATEKAPGFDFEDYLDEDVTIIFDMSRVKTKSSNVITLVIITHLWFAIRRRRERAGSEADLPLVNLYIEEAAKVAASSALTELLSEARGFDLSVALMVQFPAQLREKSNRLHKEVLNNVATFCLGSVPVEDELAKMLATDQIDRTAMQNRLGMLAGGEWLVSLPNTYGERLPLPFGTVSAPPLPGVSFGDDPLPDEEEADFQRLRQAALDRTADTCGLRPPDHRPVADTDEQTPTATTHPDDADDSHELPRLDSPLPYTRRLPPTVEYQKDAHTLLCRECTNRYDPTTDGLFRVIDCCSSLDRVDPDDIPVTTVNLKLSPEEVHDSEWSPRQLMFLQAVYNAQQLRFDPREYDLTTDSMVRLQEYLGVDTDDIDPLIEADLLRHDGDHPHRLYSVSPDGRKVIGEHYREGVDYGHGKGDLEESSQHVLATEVTRQWLDATYVADPDSPVVEVMPYYDLDAERRLDIAGLDADGDITLAVEIERVNHDLRRAAPDDFDKMADCDVEEAIWVVLTRKDGHAVLQALNDPLDGTPRVEKTYSENTPPQQFRLDTPGCTAIYPVEALRDGSV, encoded by the coding sequence CCTACGAACTGTCTTCAGGGGACATCGACGAGACGGCACTCACGACCGCGACCGAGTACACACTCGTCGGGTGTGAGATCCGCGCGGTCGGCGACCGGAAGCTCGACTGGCAGACTGCACTCACGCCCTTTGCGGCGTTTCTCGACGACGGAGACACACACGCACAGAACAGTCGTGTCCCGCTCACGAACGTCGTCGAGACGCTGACGAGCACCCCGTACCCGGTCATCTTCGACGTCCTCGTCACGCCACGGGACAACTGGCAACGAAGCAGGGAGGACCGCACAATACGACTCGTCGAGCAGCGTGACACCTGGGGACAGCGCTTTTTTCAGGCGTGGATCGCGCCGTGGTTCGGCGAACCTGACCAACAGCAGCACCGACAACCAGACATCCCCGACTACAGACGGACCGAACACGACCCCGTCTCCCGGCAGTACGGCCGCCGTGTCCACCCCGAAGTCCAGAAACGCATCGACGCGATCGAGGCACGCGACGTCCACCACTCGTTCGACCTCTCGCTCCGGGCTGTCGTCTTCGTCCCCGTGGACGAGGACACAGAGACCACAGCACGCCGACGTGAGGCGGCAACGAGTGTCTGTCGTGATCTCGCAACCGCATTTGCTGCTGTCGGCACCGAGTACGTCGACTTCAAGCCGTACATCGTCGGTGACGGTCGAGACACACCCGGCCGAGAGACGGCGGGCACGCGACTGCTCAAAGCGATCCAGACACACGAACCCCACCCGTTCCGCCGCTGGTATCACCGCTTCATGCCGCGCATCGGTCGGACGGCGTATCCGTGGGTCGTCGCCGACGTACGCGAACTCGGGTCGTTTTTGCTCGCAGACGGGAGTGCGCTCACGACCGACGCCCGGCGTGCACTCGGTGTGAGGGATTCAGAACAGACTGCACTTCCCCGGCCACCCGGCAACGTACTCGCGAAGTACACCGGTGCGGGGATGACGCTCGGTCACCCGGTCACACAGGATGGCGTGGTGACAGAGGAGCCGCTCATCTTACCACACGAGTTACAGTCACGACACATCGTCTGGGCGGGGAGTACCGGGTCGGGGAAAACAACGGCTGCGATGACCGCGCTGCTCACGAACGACAAGCCAGCGGGGGCGACAATCTATCTCGAACCGAAAAGTGGTGCAGACCTAAACGAACTCCTTCGAGCACACTACCGACGACACGGCAGTCTCGACGACGTTCTCATCTTCGATGTCGCAGAGTGCGTCCCTCGCTTCTCGTTTTTCGACATCCGCCGTGATCTTGAGGCTGGAATCGACCGTGAGACCGCTGTCGAGGACCGCATCGACCTATACGTAGAGATTCTCCAAGAGATTGTAGGCGACGAGCACTTTGAGAAAGCGATGAACGCTCAGTCGATTATCACCGCGTTATTACACGTCTGTTTCGACACCTATCACGGAGGGGCAGATGCGTTCACCCACAGTGAGTTCTACAAGGTCGTCGATCAGATGAAACGACAGCAGTCAGCACCGTCGGTTTCGATCGAACGACATCAGCGCACCCTCTCCTCGGCCACAGCTAACAATCACAAAACGTTCACGAACATCATGGCCGGCGTCAATACACGCATCGACCGACTTGCAGAGAAGGGACGCTACCTTCGAATGTTCGATCACGTCGCGACCGAGAAGGCTCCAGGGTTCGATTTCGAGGACTACCTCGACGAGGACGTCACGATCATCTTCGATATGAGCCGAGTGAAAACCAAATCGAGCAACGTCATCACACTCGTGATTATCACTCATCTCTGGTTTGCCATTCGGCGGAGACGCGAACGTGCAGGCAGCGAGGCCGACCTTCCACTGGTCAATCTCTACATCGAAGAAGCAGCGAAGGTGGCTGCCTCCTCGGCGCTTACCGAGTTACTCTCGGAAGCCCGTGGGTTCGATCTCTCGGTCGCGCTGATGGTGCAGTTTCCAGCACAGCTTCGTGAGAAGAGTAACCGACTCCACAAGGAAGTCCTGAACAACGTCGCAACATTCTGTCTGGGTTCTGTCCCTGTCGAAGACGAGCTCGCAAAAATGCTCGCGACCGACCAAATCGACCGAACAGCGATGCAGAACCGACTCGGTATGCTCGCAGGTGGTGAGTGGCTCGTCTCCCTACCGAATACGTATGGCGAGCGTCTCCCACTACCGTTCGGCACCGTGTCGGCTCCTCCCCTCCCTGGTGTCTCGTTCGGTGACGATCCGCTCCCTGACGAGGAAGAAGCCGACTTCCAGCGTCTCCGACAGGCAGCACTCGACCGCACCGCCGATACGTGTGGTCTGCGGCCACCGGATCACCGACCGGTCGCAGACACGGACGAGCAGACGCCCACGGCGACCACTCACCCGGACGATGCGGACGACTCGCACGAACTCCCCCGACTCGACTCCCCGTTACCCTACACGCGACGGCTCCCCCCGACAGTCGAGTATCAGAAAGACGCACACACCCTTCTCTGTAGAGAGTGTACGAATCGATACGACCCGACGACGGACGGCCTCTTCCGGGTGATCGACTGTTGTTCCTCGCTCGACCGTGTCGACCCCGACGACATCCCGGTGACGACGGTCAACCTCAAACTCTCTCCAGAAGAGGTGCACGACAGCGAGTGGTCGCCCCGACAGCTCATGTTCCTGCAGGCAGTCTACAACGCCCAGCAACTCCGCTTCGATCCGCGCGAGTACGACCTCACGACCGACTCGATGGTCCGACTCCAGGAGTATCTCGGCGTCGACACCGACGACATCGATCCGCTCATTGAGGCCGACCTGCTCCGACACGACGGCGATCACCCCCACCGACTCTACTCGGTCTCTCCGGACGGTCGGAAGGTGATCGGCGAGCACTACCGCGAGGGTGTCGATTACGGCCACGGCAAAGGCGACTTAGAGGAGTCCAGCCAGCACGTGCTCGCTACTGAAGTGACCCGCCAGTGGCTCGATGCGACGTACGTCGCCGACCCGGACTCGCCCGTCGTCGAGGTGATGCCGTACTACGACCTCGATGCCGAGAGACGCCTCGACATCGCCGGGCTCGACGCTGACGGTGACATCACACTCGCCGTCGAGATCGAACGCGTCAACCACGACCTGCGGCGTGCTGCCCCGGACGACTTCGACAAGATGGCCGACTGTGACGTCGAGGAGGCCATCTGGGTCGTGCTCACGCGCAAGGACGGCCATGCCGTGTTACAAGCACTGAACGACCCGCTCGACGGTACTCCCCGTGTCGAGAAGACGTACAGCGAGAACACGCCACCCCAGCAGTTCCGCCTCGACACGCCCGGGTGTACGGCCATCTACCCTGTCGAGGCGCTTCGAGACGGCAGCGTCTGA
- a CDS encoding helix-turn-helix domain-containing protein: MSSAIADSRSAETPSRDDVFEVLSNGRRRNVVRALERAGGTVEISDLAEQVAAWENDVPPEEVTYHQRKRTYTALQQFHLPKMDEAGALHYDSDRGVIEPADDLADFNVYLEVVPGSSFPRSKLYLGLATACVVLGVAGWVGLFPVTLVPPLAWGAVFVGLFVGAALVQRRASQSVEADADGSGYGS, translated from the coding sequence ATGAGTAGCGCGATAGCAGACTCACGGTCAGCCGAGACGCCGTCCCGGGACGACGTGTTCGAGGTACTCAGCAACGGTCGCCGCCGCAACGTGGTGCGGGCGTTGGAACGTGCTGGCGGCACTGTCGAGATCAGCGATCTCGCAGAGCAGGTCGCCGCCTGGGAGAACGATGTCCCACCGGAGGAGGTGACCTATCACCAGCGCAAGCGGACCTATACCGCTCTCCAGCAGTTCCACCTGCCGAAGATGGACGAAGCGGGGGCGCTACACTACGACAGCGACCGGGGAGTGATAGAGCCTGCCGACGACCTCGCCGACTTCAACGTCTATCTCGAGGTGGTGCCGGGGAGTAGCTTCCCTCGGAGTAAGTTGTACCTCGGCTTGGCGACTGCGTGTGTCGTCCTCGGGGTAGCCGGGTGGGTCGGACTGTTTCCGGTGACACTGGTACCGCCGCTGGCGTGGGGAGCGGTCTTCGTCGGTCTGTTCGTCGGAGCCGCACTCGTCCAGCGCCGAGCAAGCCAGAGCGTGGAAGCGGACGCCGACGGATCAGGCTACGGATCATGA